The genomic interval TTGCGAAGGAGTATATGGACCTGGAGAAGATCACGCCCTGGTCGAATGATGCGTTGAGGGAGTTTAGGTTGATCAAGAAGAGCGCGCCGAGGGTGGTGCAGGCTATTACGAACATTGCGGCAGGGCATccgttggagagggagatttttggggatgatgaggggtaTAGGAGCCGGTTGAAGTATGTGCCTCCGCctctggagaggagggggaggaggaggagggagttagtcggggaggagggggaggaggagatgaagaagaggaaggcggaggcGCAGAAGGCTGCGCTGGCGAGGCAGCAGGCCATGATTAGGAGGATGGCGGAACGGATTGCTGCTGAGCAGGTTGCTAAAGAgcaggctggggaggttgagtggGAGGAAAGaaatggggaggaggaggaggaggaggaggaggaggaggagggggaggatgagtACTAAAATGGGTGGTGTATGAtatggatgggaggggagaggtcTGTATACTATGTCTATATCTTGCATTTTGCACATATCCAAgagagggcggtggggcGTCTGCATGATGTTTATGGTTTTTTGAAGGTCGGtatattctttttttggttATGATGGTGGGCTGGTACATGATGACTCTACTCGAAGAAGCTCTTGAACATGTAGACAAATCTCATAGAAGGaggataggtaggtacatGGGCAGGTGAAAAATAAGACTTGAACATAGTAGTGGTGTAATTACCTGTATAAGCGTTTACTGCATTTTTGCCTGCCGGAATTATCCGGACTTTTTTGCAGAGTGGGTCATCACTTTATGCCACATTCAACCTGCTTTCTCTTCCCTGTCCGACCGCGTGCGTGGTTGATTGATGGCTGCGACTCGACGCGACAAGTGGTTGCTtgccaaaaaaagaaaaagtaatTTGCTGGAGGGACATCGAACattgacaacgacaacgacaacaacaacaacaaccacacgAGCGCAAGCATTTTACCCAATTCTGAAGGGAGTGAATTTTCGGTCAGATTTTCGATTGAGcaaaaaatattaatagcATACACTTTTTTCCCCCCCGGAATACCTGGGCAAACTATTCTCAGAACCAGAGCAAACAACcgactaccaccaccgcttgCGTAAAACCgaaccagcaacaccacacccacgGCGCAAACTCGGGATAGGAGACACGATGTTGTTCCCCGAAGAACACGAAAACGACCTCAAACTCTTCCTCGTCCAAAAGATCGAAAAGACGCCCGACGCTGACGAGGTCGACGCGGAGGTGCTCGCGGATTATGTCCTTGCTTTGCTGAAgcatgatggggatgtggagaGTGTGAGGCAGACTTGCGTGGCTAGTTTGCCTGATTTTCTTGGGGAAGgtttgtttctctttttttcttttttttttttttttttttggctcaGGGAATGTATGGCGGGAACTGACAAAGTTTGGATGACAGGCACGAAGCAGTTTGTCGACGGGATTTTAGAGGCGATTACGTTCAAGACTTATCTTCCGAATGCGcttccgccaccaccaccaccgccgccgatgatggggttgttgtacGATGATGATCAGGCTGGGAATGGGTATCTACGACAGGCGCAAGCGGCGGGGCAACAGAATaatgggtttgggggagggggaggggggaacagGAAGAGGGGGTATAATGATCTGGATAGCCCTGCGACTGGGGCGGAGGCTTATCATGCCCCGGCTTTTAAGCAGCCCAGACGGGGGAGTGCTGGGAGGGGATTTGAGCAGTCGCTGCCGGggtcgagtggtggtgggttctTGGATCCGGAGTATGCGGCCAAGTTTATGTTTAATGTGTTGAATCAGCCCGAGTTTATGGCCGCTGCTGCGCAGAatggaggtgggggtggggggaggaacaagaagaagaagcgggcGCCAAAGTGTAGGGATTATGTCAACAAGGGGGTTTGTCCCAGGGGGTTCAACTGCAGGTTTGATCACTCGAGTGATGATCCGGcgggttttggtggtggggggtttgggcAGGTAGAAGGTATGTTGAACGGGGCAGTAGGGCAAAGAGCTGTGGGAAGGTTGCTAACTTTGTGATAGAATACGATCCAGCTAATGCCCTCATGACAAACACGTTTCCGCAGCCGGGTGCTGGCCTTCCAGGGATGCTTTCTTTCGGCGAAATATTTGCTCAGAGCCAGCCGAAACAGCACAACAACTCCCACCGGTCTAAGGGGCAGGGTGGGAACCGCGGCGGTCGCCAAAagcgaggtggtggggacaGATCAACTTTCTCAGCAGAGGGACCAGTAAGTGATCGGACCAAGTCGACCATCGTGGTGGAGAGCATCCCAGAGGAAAACTTTGACGAGGATCAAGTTAGAGACTTTTTCAGCCAGTTTGGGAACATCCTCGTGGTGAAGATGTATCCATACAAGAGACTGGCCGTGGTCAAGTTTGACTGCTGGGAGGCTGCCAATGCAGCGTACAAGTCGCCAAAGGTCATCTTTGAGAACCGATTTGTGAAGGTGTTCTGGTTTAAGGACGAGGAACAAATTGCGCCACCTCCTGGGAAACAGGGTGGAGGTGTGAATGGGGGTGCCTCTGGGCAAGGGGGAGAGGCACCACCGGAGAATGTGCCGCTGACCGAGGAGCAGTTGGAGGAGATTAGGAAACGGCAGGAGGAAGCGCAGAAGGTAtttgaggagaagatgaggaagagggaggagttagaaagaaaacagaagGACATTGATGAGCGGCAGAAGGAGCTTCTTGCTGCCCAGGAGGAATTGAAGGCGAAGCTGGCGaagaaaggggagggtgtgggggatggggaaggtgagggttCGACGTCAAAGCAGCCTATGACGCAGTCAGAAGCTCTGAGGGCTCAATTGGCtcggttggaggaggaagctagGCAGATCGGGCTCGATCCCCATGCCGAaatggatggggaggaagggttaGAGGCCAGCTGGGGTGCTCCGAGAGGGGGTTACTATGGCCGTGGAAGGGGGGCTCCGTGGCGAGGAGGCTTTGTTCCTCGGGCTCGCGGATTTGCGTCGAGAGGGTTCCGGGGGTTTTCGTGGGAGAGCCGACGTTCACGCGGCTTATGCGGCTTATTCGCTTGATAACAGACcaaagagggtggtggtttcggGTGTGGATTTCACAGAGGGCCAAAGGGACGAGGTGCTTCGGCAGTATCTCTTTGTGAGTTTTTACCTCTTCTTATCTGTCTGTCATCTTATTAACATGACATCGCAGGGCGTTGGCGAATTCACCCACATCAGCCACAGCTCCAGCCCCCCAACAACCGAAATAACCTTCAAGGATCGCAAGACAGCCGAGAAGTTCTACAACAGCGTCAGCCTCAACGATTACACCATCCCCGAGATCGAAGGGCAGGTCGAGTTGTCATGGGCTAGtgcctcatcctcttcgacGGCACTGTCGACGCCTACGGCAAGCGGGTTCACCCACGTCAATGGTGTCGCTACGAATAAGTCCACTGGGGCCACCGCTCAGAacggtgatgaggacggaCATGATCAGGATCATGATGGGGAGAGTGTCGATGACGATAGGGACGTCAGGATACTGCTTGACCATCAGCCGGAGCAAGAGAAGGATAAGGACAGGGAGCAGAATGAGATGGATTATGaggttgctgatgatgcggATCAGTGGTATTAGCACTACCACCGTTCTGGAAGATAGGCGGGTGTCTCATTGGGGGTGACAGAGGGGGACAAGGAGGCTGAGGGTGTTGTGAATTCATGTATATATTATTGGGGTAGGGTTGTTGGATCATTGCTTGGTATGCATGAAAGGCTTGGTGTGGGTTTCTTCCGTTGCTGGCTGCTCTGAATGGGGATAATCGGTGGGTATATTCATCCGAGGGATGAGGGTGGGATGGATACACTGGGAAAATGTATGGATATGGGTGGCTGTTGTCTTGTGTATGGTTTACGCCTTGGACATTTTGGCCTGGGTGATAGCGATGGCTTTCCCTGCTGGATGAAAAGTCCTATCAGGCAATCTTGAACGGAAAAGAGTTTGATCACAACTGTCTGAGCCCATGTTAAGTAGAGTTCGTACCACGACAAACATGCTTCAAAAACCTCATAGGCAGAAAGGCCATCGTCACTTCACAATTTGTCGACAAAGACCCCGTCCTCCACGAAATGCCAAGTAATTGACCTTGAAATTCCATATATAATGCCACAACCTCGCCTACTCTttcacatacgaccatatCCAGCTGAAagctcgggatcccgtccgctctcccctcgATAAGCAGCTGAGAGCCGAaccagtactcaggtgggtgaccactggggaatcctcggtgttgtatgtttttttggtCTCTTTCCCCCCCTAAGCCCTTTTCTAAGGGCTTAGCATTTACTACATATTCACCATCCGGCTCCTTGATTGCTTTATCTTGGAGTGTCAAGACATGTTCACACGAAGGATTAAGCATAGTGGGTGGACGAGGTAGCACGGCATTTCACTAGTGCGGTTGCTTTTGGAAGCTGCACCGGCACATCACCTGCCTCCCACGTTTGAAGATAGACAGCTTGCAGGTGAGCCCCCATCTTTAGGAAGAAATATACCTCATGATTCCTGGATACAAAATGTGGGATGAGACAGCGGGAGCAGCCGTCATACCCCACGGGATTCCTCATGCAGAGAGCAGCACTGCGGCTGAGCGCTCAAGAGGGAAGGACGTTGAGGTGTGGCGTATGCAGCTTgcgaaaagggggaaggtgggCGGTGGGTTGTTATCAGATGGGCTTCAAGAGGGAGGGACATGATGCCATTCAGTTGAGGCAACGACTTGCAGATAAAAACGATGATTCATCATGGCAATCTCTAGCTTAGCTgcccaacctcatccctaTCTTCAAACACTGCCCGCTTATCACCTGCCGAAATGTTGTTCTCTACCGCCCTGCTGGCACTCCTCCCAGCAGTCCTCGCGGCCCCTGCTCCATTGATCCAACCCCGCGACCCGTCTGCTAAGCTCATCCCAGGTAAATACATTGTCAAGTTCAAAGATGATTCCTCCGACGTCCTGATCAGCAAGGCCCTTGGTGGTCGAAAGCCTGATTACCTTTACAAATCCAAAGGGTTCAAGGGGTTCGCGGGGGCTCTTGATGCTGCCTCACTAGACAAGATCAGGGGCCTCCCAGGGGTGAGTCTTTTGTCCCCCTCTCCGTTGGTTGTAGATTATTGACATGATAGTAAAAAGGTCGAATACATCGAACAAGACGCTTCCTTCACCATCGGCTCTGCCGCCGAGCTAGTCTCGAAGCGGTATCTCATCACGCAAGCCAACGCCCCCTGGAACCTGGCGAGGATCTCGAGTCATACGCTTGGGTCGACGGTGTACAGGTATGACAACAGCAGCGGGTTTGGGACTTGTTCGTACGTGATCGATACGGGGGTTCAGGTTACGCATCCGGTGTGTGTCCCCTCTCTTTCAGAATAAAGTGGGATAGATGCTGACGTAAGTTGAAGCAATTCGCCGGCAACGCCGTCTGGGGCACCAACACTGCCGGTGACGGGATCAACACCGACTCTAACGGGCATGGCACCGCGCTTGCTGGCGTCATTGGTGCGCAGATTTATGGTGTGGCGAAGAAGACAAAGATTGTTGCTGTCAAGGTGTTGGGTGCTTCTGGTTCGGGGACCACGTACgttctccccttcttcccacccccccccccctcttctcctaTCGTGTCTAACCTTGTGTAGATCAGGTGTAATCGCCGGAATGAACTGGGTCATTCAAGACAAGGCCACTCGCGGCTGTCCAAAGGGTGTTTCGGCCAATATTGCGCTTGGGGGGTCCTTCTCCGCAGCTATGAACAacgctgttgctgccatgGTGTCCAACAATGTGtttgtggctgttgctgctggggggagTAACACTAATGCTGGAAACACATCCCCGGCGAGCGCGCCGCAGGCTTGTACCGCTGCTGCGAGCACGGCGAGTGATGCGAGGGCTAGTAGTTCGAATTATGGGGCTGTGATTGATATTTTTGCGCCGGGGGAGAGGATTTTGACGGCTTGGACTAATGGGGGGACGGTGAGTAATTTCCCTACTctggggtgatggggaaagggagatgaCTGACAATGGAATAGAATACGCTTTCTGGAACGTCGTTTGCTGCGGCGCATATCACGGGCTTGGGGTCGTATTTGTTTGGGCTGCCGAATGCGAGTCAGACAGGGGCGAATATGTGTGCTTATATTCAGAGCATTGCTACGGTGGGTGTGTTGACGGGGGTGCCGGCGGGGACGGTGAATTTGTTGGCTTATAATGGGTGGGATTTGTTTACTTTCCCCTAAGGGTTGCCAGGGACGAGAGTAGAGGGGTTgtaagtaggtaggtatatgTGCTCGGCAACATTGTTCTTCGTGACATATGTGGGAAACGATCTGTGACTTGTAAGTAGGCATTCATGTGTTTCACTTGAGTTACACTGTGTCTATATGGAATGGTATaaagtcatcatcatgatgtATCTCTTGCTAACTCGCGGGCAAGACGCTCATCACAATGGTTACCTAAACCATTGCGTACCCAGTGGCCCGCCAAACTTATTAACTCCAGCCCAACTCCTGCCAAAAACTGAATGAGCTCATAAACAATGGAACACAACTTCTCCATGATCTCGTGTAAATCCTCAAGAAAATCGCTAATTTCACGCTCACACCTTAACAAACCCAAAAGTATCTGATACCCTGTTCTGTTCCAGCTACCTCCTAGTATTTTTCTTGCGTCTCCTTCCAGCCCAGTGTGGGAAATGAGCTGATCTGAGCTGAGCCGGCCCTTGACTTGACTTGGCTCAGCTCAGCTCACCTGAGCCAAGTCTGGCTTAGCTTATTGCCCACACTGTTCCAGCCCACCATCCATACTCTCCATCTCCGCTCCTACCAAGCGAACCGCAGGTAACTTTCCACTATATATCGCGAAATAAGTCCACCGATTCACTACCTACGTACCTATGGTTGGTCTGCCTGGGCTTCTGCCAGCCGCCGTTGCACCTCGTCTTTGATCTTTTGCACCATATCTCGTTCCACCTGTTCCACTAGGCGagcgacctcctccttgattGCTGCTGAAACATGACTCTGGAAATCCTGAACTATGGCACTCTGCGCTGCGTCAAGCTTGTTCGCGATGAGTTGTTCAACCTGCTGGGCTACTGCAACGGCTACCTTCTGACTATCCATGTCGGAGTTGGTCTCGGTCGGTACATGTGCATTATTGTTATTACTCTTGCTGTTGCAAGATTCGCAGGTATGCTTGCAAGTGGACGAGGAAAATGGAAATGCTCTTTCGCAGAGAGCGTCGAGCTGTTTGATACGCTCAAGCCGCACGGTAGTGAGAAGCTGGACTGGGCGGGCGAGCTTCTCGAAAGTCGTCCCGTGGTCTTGCAGCGCCAGAGCGAGCCGGATGACGGTGGAAAATAACTCAAAGGTTAGGTCTTCGATGTTGTGCAGGTCTACTGGTTTGGCTAGAGGTTCAGGTAGTTTCTCGTGGATGTCCCCTTTGGCAGGCACTGTTGTCACAGCATCCTGGTAGCGAGCGCAACGGTCGCCGTATTCGATGAGTTGCTTGACGAGTTCGAGGATATCGCTCACTGTCCAGATACCAGTCTGTGACGTGACTCGTAATTCGGGGAGCACTGCTTCTGTGTCGGCGTCACCGCCAGAGACTGACGTCTGGGCCATCTCTTCGAACCGTCTCtgtttttgtctttgttgCGTGAGTTCCATGGTGATTGCGTCGGCCCTTGCCATTGAATTCGTCACGGCAAAGGCGTCATTCTTTGTCGAAGGGCTCATCATGACTTGGTCGGAGTCATCATCCCCCGGGTGCCTCATCATGTACCGTTGTCTTCGGCTGGAAGCTTTCATGTACATCGCGCGCTCACGAGGCCATCCAAACCATGGATCCGGATCATACCTTTCACCGTAACCGTACCATGGTTCGTCAAACTCTGGTAATGCCCATTGGAATGATGACAGGGCGGCGTTGTCACGGTGCtcgcggcggcggagcaAGCGGCTGACTCGGTCAAGGCATCTCGATATCAGCTCACGGATTCGACCGAGGACGTAATTAATGCCAGCCCAGAAGCGGGCCTTGCTCAAGAAGTCCTGGTGGCGCAGATGATTCATGGTATTTTCGTGATGGGGAACAACCCGCTTGATGGCGTCTAGCTGATCTTGGAAAGGAATTCTGGCGAGCAGGCGCCTATTGATAAACGCCTCATCCGGCATGGTGGTCATGGGCATTGTCCATTGATGGACAACGCTTGCGAGAAGTTCATGCTCTCCAAGGGCCTCTTCTTCTAGCCAGCTGGGTGCTGATGCCTTAAGCAATGTCTCGTAGTTTGTCGAGGCGAAATCCAGAACATTCATCCTGTTATACCGCGGCCGGGGATCGAGGGACGACCTCACCCTGCTGTACGCCAAGGTCCAGAACATGGGAGATTCGAGCCATTCGGCATTTTTGGATCGTAACATCTCAAGGACCTCGTCCGATCCCTTGACCAAGGAAACCCTAGGATGCGCAAATGCGGCCTGGGCAGCTGTGCCGAAACAGCCAGCAACTATGTTGGGGTCGGCATCGTTGGCCAGGAGTAGCTTGATGGTACTGATCTTCCTGGATGCGCAGGCCGCCTGCAGAGCGGTGCCGAAGGGGTCGGCGAGATGGTCCACGGCCACGCCAGGTGGCTCAAGAAGTAGTTTGACGACCGCATCATGGCCGCGGAATGCTGCGACGTGCAGTGGACTACCAAGATTTCCATCTGCTTGGTCACCTGTCTTTGTGTCGGCGTGGAGCAGCTTCATTGCTTGGAATAGGCTTTTCACCACTTCAAGGTGACCCTCGGCTGCAGCTGCATACAGCGCAGTCCCGTGGGGTCCTTTCTCCGCATTCACATCGGCGCCTTGTTGGAGCAGAAGGTTAATAATATCAGATTCACCCCGAACTGCAGCCAGTTGGAGAGCGGTTCCCTCTAGACCACGCTGGTCCAGGGCCCTGCGTCGAGCGGGAAGATTGGTGTGCAACTTGGAGATCTCTTCGACAAGCCGTGTGAGGATGCCATTGAGCTCCAGCTTGACGGCGTAGTAGACAGCAGAGGGTGGCTTTTTGTTTCCCCGTCCGTCAGGATCATAGGTATCTAGCCAAGCCCgcatcttctccttgtctAGCAGAAGCTTGGAGCAAATCTCGCTCTCCAGCTCTTTGAGCCTGGCTGGAAATCCTTTGTCGCTGCCAATAGCATTGAATTGACCTTCGTTGCTATGAATCTCATTGTAGTGGCAGAACCAAAATTCGGCCGCGTATCCCCGAGCTGGAACATCGATGCTCTTCCTGTTTGCTGTTTTGATGGGGGCGCGCCGGTCCGGCGCTGAATCATCTGGACTGGTGTCTTGTGCGCGCCAGGCGTCAGAGCCGTGGTCGCTGGCATCGATAGTGACACGGCGGCGGTTGGGGCCGGAGGCGGACGAAACAAGACGGTCCGAATCACTATCGCTACTTGACGTGTTCTCGATAGCATCgcctttcttcttgttcgtCTTCGTCGGCCGGAAGGCTGATAGGATCTCCAAGCAAcgtttggtgatgagaaggtGTGCGTCGTGTTTCTGGGGCGGCAGAAGGCGCTCGATGTTCCCAGACCTGATGGTTTCCTGCCCCTTGGGAGCTCGGGAGAAGGGGTCTTTCAGATACTCTTGGACTGAGAAGTGGGTGAAGCGAAAGacgtccacctcgtcctccgtGGCCGTCTCCACAAGTACTCTTGGACAGATCCCTGCGACTTCCTTTGCGTTTCGAAGTTTGACCACTGCCGCAAGCTCGGCTTGCGAGAGCGGCCGCTTTTGATTCATGAGCCAAAGGAGAATGTCCTTCAGCCTTTTAACGCTGTTGGCCGCCACTTTCTCCAGCGCATCTTGATACCTGGCGGCAATGTTTTCTGGCAATTTCCTCAACTCCGCTGTGACCTCTGCTGGCTCGTGACACGCTGACACTTGTTTGAGAATAGACCGTGCCCAGTGAAAGTTGCTGCCTTGGCTGCTTTGGTAATGCCCGAGACGCTGCTTAACCTCGCCCTTCAGAGAGTCCTCTCCCTTCAAGACAGGAGTGTCCTCTAGTTTCCTCTCCACAAATGTTTCAAGAACTTTGCCAAGTCCCTGCTCAACATCTACTGACACCAGCATATCTCTGATCTTGTTCTCAAAATCCTGTGCTATGTCTTTCTCGTACTTGCTGACTACGAGGACGTGAAGGTTGGTGTACTCTTTTTGTATCAGCTTCAGGATAATGTCAAGCAGTTTGATATCGTTCTTGCGTGAGCCCCTGCGATCGAGAACATGGTCAAGGccgtcaaggacaaggaagATATCCCTGTCTGCTTTGGATATAAACCGCTGAAGGTGATTGAAGAGGTCCATGCTGTCATCCGGAAGCTGTCCCTGGCCCTGATAATCACGTAGTGTTTCGTACAAACCATCATCGGGGACCTTTTTACACTTGATTGTGAGCTGCCCGAGCAATGATGCCAGGAGGAGATGCATCCTTTTTGTGTCCTCATGATCAAAGCGAAAGTACCAGGAGGCAAGGGCCTTCGTCGGGTCATTTCCGAATGTCTTTTTCAGGTTTCTGATGATCGATGAGCTGTCTGTGAGTTAGAAACACTAGGTACCCATATAGTCTCAGGTTACCGGTTGGGACTTTACCATAGCACCGATTTACCACACCCAGCTGCGTACCACACGAGTTAACGACATGTACCCATGTGCTTGACAAGAGCAATGGGGGTACTGAGAACCTACAGTTGCCAtacaaccacaacagacTTTGCGGATATTTAACCCATTCTGTATATTCTCTGCTCTCGAAGAGCCAATCTCCATACTCGTCGGCTTGGTCTGCATCCTGTTCAAGGCTGGTTTTTGATACAACGTCGAGCGTCTTTCTGTCGTGggcttcctcgtcttcagAGGTCTCGGGATCCGTCGTGATATCGCCGCTCTCGCTACCTtggtcatcgtcatcgtcaccacTTTCGCCTGTCGCGGTGTCGCTGGCCGTGTGGTACTTTTTGCCTTTCCtgtccccatcacccccaggCCTCCAGTGGTTATTTCCAGAGTTCAGCCACCACGCTCTTTCGGTTGCTAAGCTCGTGCGAATCTTATCCTGGCGCCCTCCATCGCGCTTCAGCAGCCACTCGCATAACCGTTCCAGCTCTGCAGCAGTAGCTTTGGCGTATGTATCTGAGGCGGTCTTGGCCAGACCGTCGACTCTCTTCAATATCACTTCCGTGTTTGTTCTGATTTCCATAATCTCCTCACGAGCTTCGTCCGCAACTGCTCATTTTGTTACATCAGGTTAATAATTCGGACAGAAAACATCAGAGGATGTGAATAAGGTAGCTATGTAAGTTCGCCACTCACGCTCTCTCGAAACCTGGTTCTGCCAATCCTCTAATGCGGATTTCTCTTCGTTGATCTTCGTCTCCAGATCGCGGAGTGGCTGTCCAGCCAAGCTGAGGATGAACTTTTTGACCCGGGCTGGGACGGGTCAAAGGTTGTATCGTCAGCCCGAGT from Podospora pseudoanserina strain CBS 124.78 chromosome 6, whole genome shotgun sequence carries:
- a CDS encoding hypothetical protein (EggNog:ENOG503NY31; COG:A), yielding MLFPEEHENDLKLFLVQKIEKTPDADEVDAEVLADYVLALLKHDGDVESVRQTCVASLPDFLGEGTKQFVDGILEAITFKTYLPNALPPPPPPPPMMGLLYDDDQAGNGYLRQAQAAGQQNNGFGGGGGGNRKRGYNDLDSPATGAEAYHAPAFKQPRRGSAGRGFEQSLPGSSGGGFLDPEYAAKFMFNVLNQPEFMAAAAQNGGGGGGRNKKKKRAPKCRDYVNKGVCPRGFNCRFDHSSDDPAGFGGGGFGQVEEYDPANALMTNTFPQPGAGLPGMLSFGEIFAQSQPKQHNNSHRSKGQGGNRGGRQKRGGGDRSTFSAEGPVSDRTKSTIVVESIPEENFDEDQVRDFFSQFGNILVVKMYPYKRLAVVKFDCWEAANAAYKSPKVIFENRFVKVFWFKDEEQIAPPPGKQGGGVNGGASGQGGEAPPENVPLTEEQLEEIRKRQEEAQKVFEEKMRKREELERKQKDIDERQKELLAAQEELKAKLAKKGEGVGDGEGEGSTSKQPMTQSEALRAQLARLEEEARQIGLDPHAEMDGEEGPAGVLREGVTMAVEGGLRGEEALFLGLADLRREGSGGFRGRADVHAAYAAYSLDNRPKRVVVSGVDFTEGQRDEVLRQYLFGVGEFTHISHSSSPPTTEITFKDRKTAEKFYNSVSLNDYTIPEIEGQVELSWASASSSSTALSTPTASGFTHVNGVATNKSTGATAQNGDEDGHDQDHDGESVDDDRDVRILLDHQPEQEKDKDREQNEMDYEVADDADQWY
- a CDS encoding hypothetical protein (COG:O; EggNog:ENOG503NU05; MEROPS:MER0000338) gives rise to the protein MLFSTALLALLPAVLAAPAPLIQPRDPSAKLIPGKYIVKFKDDSSDVLISKALGGRKPDYLYKSKGFKGFAGALDAASLDKIRGLPGVEYIEQDASFTIGSAAELVSKRYLITQANAPWNLARISSHTLGSTVYRYDNSSGFGTCSYVIDTGVQVTHPQFAGNAVWGTNTAGDGINTDSNGHGTALAGVIGAQIYGVAKKTKIVAVKVLGASGSGTTSGVIAGMNWVIQDKATRGCPKGVSANIALGGSFSAAMNNAVAAMVSNNVFVAVAAGGSNTNAGNTSPASAPQACTAAASTASDARASSSNYGAVIDIFAPGERILTAWTNGGTNTLSGTSFAAAHITGLGSYLFGLPNASQTGANMCAYIQSIATVGVLTGVPAGTVNLLAYNGWDLFTFP
- a CDS encoding hypothetical protein (EggNog:ENOG503PCKV; COG:S), with the protein product MEREAVAKKPSRMKSVRQWLSLRVTQERTKTEAPAELLPNHEPSSQLEVDEGAARATPPETASNKNAAASTETGKEDCKDSKDDGDERGLTTVAQLDNTGPKGESESESEENRPEDDKDDDDAVDKSARDFWKEAWESDELGEAKRALLQGRSGVGKSKDQKPSRANSIELVGLVIENTEAKMVNYKARWGSDNGETSLRNAKSILFSALTFKDLLDNVVKFDPTGYCSAAWAVVSFGLTVKARVSQWMLLQLMLITACLQLALHDKELADSTFKACSYLSHSMALYSRMESNYRERKAKQEKQLEDALVRVYTAILVYAAEVQESSNGRTRTRVKKFILSLAGQPLRDLETKINEEKSALEDWQNQVSRELADEAREEIMEIRTNTEVILKRVDGLAKTASDTYAKATAAELERLCEWLLKRDGGRQDKIRTSLATERAWWLNSGNNHWRPGGDGDRKGKKYHTASDTATGESGDDDDDQGSESGDITTDPETSEDEEAHDRKTLDVVSKTSLEQDADQADEYGDWLFESREYTEWVKYPQSLLWLYGNSGCGKSVLCSSIIRNLKKTFGNDPTKALASWYFRFDHEDTKRMHLLLASLLGQLTIKCKKVPDDGLYETLRDYQGQGQLPDDSMDLFNHLQRFISKADRDIFLVLDGLDHVLDRRGSRKNDIKLLDIILKLIQKEYTNLHVLVVSKYEKDIAQDFENKIRDMLVSVDVEQGLGKVLETFVERKLEDTPVLKGEDSLKGEVKQRLGHYQSSQGSNFHWARSILKQVSACHEPAEVTAELRKLPENIAARYQDALEKVAANSVKRLKDILLWLMNQKRPLSQAELAAVVKLRNAKEVAGICPRVLVETATEDEVDVFRFTHFSVQEYLKDPFSRAPKGQETIRSGNIERLLPPQKHDAHLLITKRCLEILSAFRPTKTNKKKGDAIENTSSSDSDSDRLVSSASGPNRRRVTIDASDHGSDAWRAQDTSPDDSAPDRRAPIKTANRKSIDVPARGYAAEFWFCHYNEIHSNEGQFNAIGSDKGFPARLKELESEICSKLLLDKEKMRAWLDTYDPDGRGNKKPPSAVYYAVKLELNGILTRLVEEISKLHTNLPARRRALDQRGLEGTALQLAAVRGESDIINLLLQQGADVNAEKGPHGTALYAAAAEGHLEVVKSLFQAMKLLHADTKTGDQADGNLGSPLHVAAFRGHDAVVKLLLEPPGVAVDHLADPFGTALQAACASRKISTIKLLLANDADPNIVAGCFGTAAQAAFAHPRVSLVKGSDEVLEMLRSKNAEWLESPMFWTLAYSRVRSSLDPRPRYNRMNVLDFASTNYETLLKASAPSWLEEEALGEHELLASVVHQWTMPMTTMPDEAFINRRLLARIPFQDQLDAIKRVVPHHENTMNHLRHQDFLSKARFWAGINYVLGRIRELISRCLDRVSRLLRRREHRDNAALSSFQWALPEFDEPWYGYGERYDPDPWFGWPRERAMYMKASSRRQRYMMRHPGDDDSDQVMMSPSTKNDAFAVTNSMARADAITMELTQQRQKQRRFEEMAQTSVSGGDADTEAVLPELRVTSQTGIWTVSDILELVKQLIEYGDRCARYQDAVTTVPAKGDIHEKLPEPLAKPVDLHNIEDLTFELFSTVIRLALALQDHGTTFEKLARAKSSQGPAQLRSAHFPHWAGRRRKKNTRR